CACCCCGGTGTCCGGATCGTCCCGCTCACCCTCGATCTTGAACAGCCGGGTGAGCAGGGTGTCGTACCCGCGAGGCAGCGCGACGAGGTCGTCGTGGATGCCCGCCGTCGAGGCCGCGCGGCGGACCAGGGCCGGATCCTCCGCCGCCCGGACGTCCCCGAAGGCGATGTTGTCGGTGGCCGAGAGGTCGTAGTGCATGAAGTCCTGGAACACCGAGCTGATCCGGCCCCGCAGCTCCTGCACGTCGAGGTGGCGCAGATCGACGCCGTCCCAGAGGATCGCCCCCCGGACGGGGTCGTAGAACCGGCAGAGCAGTTTGACCAGGGTGCTCTTGCCCGCGCCGTTGCGCCCCACCAGGCCCACGGTCGCACCGGCGGGAACGAAGAGGCTCACGCCGCGCAGGATCCAGTCGTGGTCCTCGGAATAGCGGAACCAGACGTCACGGAACTCGATGCCGTGACGCAGTCGGGGGACCGGCACCGGGGCAGCCGACTCCGGAAGGTCCGGACCGGCGGTGACCACCGCCAAGTAGTGACCGAAGAGGATGAGCTGTTCGTTCGCTCGGGCCAGGGAGAGTGCGAGGCTGACCAGTCCGCCCTGCACACCGGCCACGGTCGCCAGGAACAACGTCAGGTCACCGACCGACAGCTGCCCCGCGTACGCCTGCCGCACCGACCAGACGAGTGCGGCACCCGTCACCCCGGCTGCGAGCAGGGCGAGCAGACCCTGCAGGCGCAGCTCGATCACATCCTGACGGCGCCGTACCGCGTTCGCCGTCCGCCGCTCCCGCAGCATGCGGCCCCGCAGGAACGGCCCGGCGCCGAACAACCTGATCTCCTTGGCCGCCTGCACGCTGGCGAGCAGGCCGCTGTAGAAGAACTCGCGGCGCTCCACCGGACCGAGGCCCCACGTCGTCCGTGCTCGGCGTCGTGCCATGGCGACCTCGGCCAACACCACCGGAACCGCCGCCAGCACGACGAGCACGCACATCACCGGGCTGACGACGAGCAGGGACAGCACGAAGCTCAGCACCG
This genomic interval from Micromonospora coxensis contains the following:
- a CDS encoding ABC transporter ATP-binding protein, with protein sequence MQTNVDQSVRSALRAGRLALRQAAQAAPGALTGYALLALGQAVVPVAAAWLTKLLLDGITTGRARVDPMPVVVALVVVGLLAGAVPHLSAYFRDQLERATGLRAQDQLYAAVERFKGLARFEEPEFQDRLRLAQTAAGVTSSSMVSDLLSVVATTVTVLSFVLSLLVVSPVMCVLVVLAAVPVVLAEVAMARRRARTTWGLGPVERREFFYSGLLASVQAAKEIRLFGAGPFLRGRMLRERRTANAVRRRQDVIELRLQGLLALLAAGVTGAALVWSVRQAYAGQLSVGDLTLFLATVAGVQGGLVSLALSLARANEQLILFGHYLAVVTAGPDLPESAAPVPVPRLRHGIEFRDVWFRYSEDHDWILRGVSLFVPAGATVGLVGRNGAGKSTLVKLLCRFYDPVRGAILWDGVDLRHLDVQELRGRISSVFQDFMHYDLSATDNIAFGDVRAAEDPALVRRAASTAGIHDDLVALPRGYDTLLTRLFKIEGERDDPDTGVLLSGGQWQRVALARAFVRQVRDVMILDEPSAGLDPLAEHEVSRSLRRYRSGATSVVISHRLNTLRDADLIVVLGDGVVAESGDHETLLARGGSYAELFRTQARGYAEERGAVQAG